In Phytoactinopolyspora mesophila, the following are encoded in one genomic region:
- a CDS encoding ABC transporter substrate-binding protein: MKRSRMLRGAAVAAVLALTLSACGNDDDAEVDPEDIVEEEPDEPEEDEPEEDPEEDPEAEDVEIDRPGRDDVLDFGYVMPETGPLAFLGPPQINGVQMAIEEINEAGGVNGNDVTLDTGDEAGDAAIAQQSAARLINGGADAIIGAAASGMSQEIIQMLYDNQIVQCSASNTSPAFTDQDENNGFYRRTVPPDEAVTPVITDTLFGDGHQNISIVARADDYGVALADLIQDGVEAAGGSIVSRNDYDPDTADFSAEVSDVTGANPDAVAVVAFGEGAIFIRQAIEAGISADQIYGSDGLFGPTLSDDVNPDDPGFISGMKVIGAAGGAEFNERLEEALPDAESGNYIYGGQAYDCVIIVALGAIAADSVDPVDFNDAIADVTKDGEPCSSFAECRDLLEAGEDIDYQGASGPLEIEGTDPAFGRYAIAEFQDDGSLEVVGDQDIDLGELE, from the coding sequence ATGAAACGATCCCGAATGCTGAGAGGGGCAGCGGTCGCGGCAGTGCTCGCGCTCACGCTGTCAGCATGTGGCAATGATGACGATGCCGAGGTTGATCCCGAGGACATCGTCGAGGAAGAGCCCGACGAACCAGAGGAAGACGAGCCTGAAGAAGACCCGGAGGAAGACCCCGAGGCAGAAGACGTCGAGATCGACCGTCCAGGTCGAGATGACGTTCTGGACTTCGGCTACGTCATGCCCGAGACCGGCCCGCTCGCTTTCCTCGGGCCGCCCCAGATCAACGGCGTTCAGATGGCCATCGAGGAGATCAACGAGGCAGGTGGCGTCAACGGCAACGACGTCACGCTCGACACCGGCGATGAGGCCGGCGACGCCGCTATCGCCCAGCAGAGCGCTGCTCGGCTGATCAACGGCGGTGCTGACGCGATCATTGGCGCGGCGGCATCCGGCATGTCTCAAGAGATCATCCAGATGCTGTACGACAACCAGATCGTGCAGTGCTCGGCCTCCAACACATCGCCGGCGTTCACCGACCAGGACGAGAACAACGGCTTCTACCGGCGCACGGTGCCGCCGGACGAGGCCGTGACCCCGGTCATCACCGACACGCTCTTCGGTGACGGACACCAGAACATCTCGATCGTGGCCCGCGCTGACGACTACGGCGTCGCACTCGCCGACCTGATCCAAGACGGCGTGGAGGCCGCCGGTGGCTCGATCGTGTCGCGTAACGACTACGACCCTGACACTGCTGACTTCTCCGCCGAGGTCTCCGACGTGACCGGCGCCAACCCGGACGCGGTGGCCGTGGTCGCATTCGGTGAAGGGGCCATCTTCATCCGGCAGGCGATCGAGGCCGGTATCTCCGCCGACCAGATCTACGGCAGTGACGGGCTGTTCGGGCCGACACTGTCGGACGACGTGAACCCGGATGACCCAGGGTTCATCTCGGGCATGAAGGTGATCGGTGCGGCCGGTGGCGCCGAGTTCAACGAGCGCCTCGAGGAAGCCCTGCCGGACGCCGAGTCTGGCAACTACATCTACGGTGGCCAGGCTTATGACTGCGTGATCATCGTCGCCCTCGGCGCGATCGCTGCCGACTCGGTGGACCCGGTCGATTTCAACGACGCCATTGCTGACGTGACCAAGGACGGAGAACCGTGCTCGTCCTTCGCTGAATGCCGTGATCTGCTTGAGGCCGGCGAGGACATCGACTACCAGGGCGCCAGTGGCCCGCTTGAGATCGAAGGTA